A genomic segment from Diadema setosum chromosome 11, eeDiaSeto1, whole genome shotgun sequence encodes:
- the LOC140235177 gene encoding PDZ domain-containing protein 11-like produces the protein MSSETFRLDSANEVRVTPVSQPPPYKPPPPWIPPKERVGHPDYDNNLSKFLLRSVKFRRSKHNEQLGFSIRGGAEYGCGIYVCGVIPESVAYRVGMKPGDLILSINGINFSSITYDESIRILKNLDEVEARLKYYPYGYYKTYERTGESPPHE, from the exons ATGAGCTCGGAAACTTTTCGTTTGGACTCTGCCAATGAAGTCAGGGTCACCCCTGTGAGCCAGCCTCCACCATATAAGCCACCGCCACCCTGGATTCCACCAAAAGAG AGAGTAGGCCACCCTGACTATGATAACAATCTCTCAAAGTTCCTGCTTCGATCAGTCAAGTTCAGGAGATCAAAACACAATGAACAG CTTGGTTTCAGCATAAGAGGAGGTGCAGAATATGGCTGTGGAATCTATGTGTGTGGg GTGATACCAGAATCTGTGGCGTACCGGGTTGGAATGAAACCTGGAGATCTCATTCTGAGCATCAACGGGATCAACTTTTCAAGCATCACTTATGATGAG TCCATCAGGATTCTGAAAAATTTGGATGAAGTGGAGGCCAGGCTGAAATACTATCCATATG GTTACTACAAAACGTACGAGAGAACAGGCGAATCTCCACCTCACGAGTAG